In Acuticoccus sp. I52.16.1, a single genomic region encodes these proteins:
- a CDS encoding TRAP transporter small permease: MLGWIGRVLSRVLDATQIIAALLIIAMMFHITLDVLIKYTTSRGFPATVEIVSHYYMVGVAFLPIAFAERMRAHVSVEVVTHTLSPRLQSVALYVSWLLSIVVYALLTYRTFLDAEKKRAVGAFVFTQDVRLDIWPTYYFLPIGFGLMVLTLIYRCVVFFRPQDDVMKGRISEAVPT, encoded by the coding sequence CCTGTCCCGCGTGCTCGACGCGACGCAGATCATCGCCGCTCTGCTCATCATCGCGATGATGTTTCACATCACGCTCGACGTCCTGATCAAGTATACGACCTCGCGCGGGTTCCCGGCGACGGTCGAGATCGTCTCGCATTACTATATGGTCGGCGTCGCGTTCCTGCCCATCGCGTTCGCCGAGCGGATGCGCGCGCACGTCTCGGTCGAGGTGGTGACGCACACCCTGTCGCCGCGGCTGCAGAGCGTGGCGCTTTACGTCTCCTGGCTTCTGTCGATCGTCGTCTATGCGCTGCTGACCTATCGGACCTTCCTCGATGCCGAGAAGAAGCGCGCCGTCGGGGCCTTCGTCTTCACCCAGGACGTCCGGCTCGACATCTGGCCGACCTACTACTTCCTGCCGATCGGCTTCGGACTGATGGTCTTGACCCTGATCTACCGGTGCGTCGTCTTCTTCCGGCCGCAGGACGACGTGATGAAGGGCCGGATCAGCGAAGCGGTTCCGACATGA